The following proteins are co-located in the Fusobacteria bacterium ZRK30 genome:
- a CDS encoding transketolase — protein MADIKMLTEKATQIRKDIVTMICKSKSGHPGGSLSAADIVSALYFNEMNVDPKNPKMADRDRFVLSKGHAAPVLYAALAEKGYFDRELLGTLRKFGSPLQGHPDMKKLPGVDISTGSLGQGLSVANGMALSAKLDNKSYRTYVLLGDGEVQEGQVWEAAMTAAHYNLDNVCAFLDSNNLQIDGNVDKVMGVEPLDEKWRAFGWNVIVIDGHNFEEILGALEAAKAHKGQPTMVIAKTTKGKGISFMENVCGFHGVAPTPEETDKALEELTHVECCNN, from the coding sequence ATGGCAGATATCAAGATGTTAACGGAAAAAGCTACACAGATAAGAAAAGATATTGTGACTATGATTTGTAAATCAAAATCAGGACATCCAGGGGGATCTTTATCGGCAGCGGATATAGTGAGTGCACTATACTTCAATGAGATGAACGTTGATCCAAAGAATCCAAAGATGGCAGACAGAGATAGATTCGTTTTATCAAAGGGGCATGCAGCACCAGTATTATATGCGGCATTAGCAGAGAAGGGATATTTTGATAGAGAGTTATTAGGAACACTTAGAAAATTTGGATCACCTTTACAAGGGCATCCGGATATGAAAAAATTACCAGGAGTAGATATCTCAACAGGTTCATTAGGACAAGGGTTATCAGTAGCAAATGGTATGGCATTATCAGCAAAATTAGACAATAAATCATATAGAACATATGTATTATTAGGGGATGGAGAAGTACAAGAAGGTCAAGTATGGGAAGCAGCTATGACTGCAGCTCACTATAACCTTGACAATGTATGTGCATTCTTAGACTCTAATAACTTACAAATAGATGGAAATGTAGATAAAGTAATGGGTGTTGAGCCATTAGATGAAAAATGGAGAGCATTTGGATGGAATGTAATCGTAATAGATGGTCATAACTTCGAGGAAATATTAGGAGCTTTAGAAGCTGCTAAGGCTCATAAAGGTCAACCTACAATGGTTATAGCTAAAACTACTAAGGGTAAGGGTATCTCATTTATGGAAAACGTATGTGGATTCCATGGAGTAGCTCCTACACCTGAAGAAACAGACAAAGCATTAGAAGAATTAACTCACGTAGAATGTTGTAATAACTAA
- the fsa gene encoding fructose-6-phosphate aldolase, with translation MKIFIDTANVEDIKKANDMGVICGVTTNPSLIAKEGRVFKEVVTEITSIVDGPISAEVISLEAPKMLEEAEELIKIHPNITIKLPMTVEGLKACSALSKKGIKTNVTLIFTPNQALLAARAGATFVSPFLGRLDDIGVDGIELIREIVQIFSVHNIKSEIIAASIRNPLHAKEAAKAGAHIGTMPLGVIEKMTQHPLTDAGIAKFLADWEGVK, from the coding sequence TTGAAAATATTTATCGATACGGCAAATGTGGAAGACATAAAAAAAGCTAATGATATGGGTGTTATTTGTGGGGTAACTACAAATCCATCACTTATTGCAAAGGAAGGAAGAGTATTTAAAGAGGTTGTAACAGAAATAACATCTATCGTAGACGGGCCTATAAGTGCAGAAGTAATCTCACTAGAAGCTCCTAAGATGTTAGAAGAAGCAGAGGAATTAATCAAAATTCATCCAAACATCACAATCAAGCTACCTATGACTGTAGAGGGATTAAAAGCTTGTTCTGCACTATCTAAAAAGGGGATAAAAACTAATGTAACTTTAATTTTTACTCCTAACCAGGCACTATTAGCAGCCAGAGCAGGAGCTACATTTGTATCACCATTTTTAGGAAGATTAGATGATATCGGTGTAGATGGAATAGAATTAATCAGAGAGATTGTACAAATATTTAGTGTGCACAATATAAAATCAGAAATAATTGCTGCAAGTATCAGAAATCCACTACATGCAAAGGAAGCTGCTAAAGCAGGAGCACATATTGGAACTATGCCACTTGGTGTAATTGAAAAAATGACCCAGCATCCATTAACAGATGCAGGAATCGCTAAATTCCTGGCTGACTGGGAAGGGGTAAAATAA
- a CDS encoding ROK family protein: MLLGAIEAGGTKFVCAVGTEKGEILERISYPTTDPEETLKKVAGFFSGKKIEALGIGCFGPIDLDKSSKTYGYITSTPKPGWSNYNIVGELKKHFDIPINFDTDVNGAALGEARWGSAIGLDSLIYLTVGTGIGGGIYIDGNLVHGMTHPETGHIFVNRAEDDSYKGKCPYHGDCLEGMASGPAMAERWGINPYELPKDHRAWDLEAHYLAQGLINYILIISPKKIILGGGVMKQKQLFPMIRKKVVERLNGYVSHKNILEDIDNYIVYPKLGDDAGICGALALAELVVC, translated from the coding sequence ATGTTACTTGGAGCAATAGAAGCAGGTGGAACAAAATTTGTCTGTGCAGTGGGAACAGAAAAGGGAGAAATTTTAGAAAGAATATCATATCCGACCACTGATCCGGAAGAAACTTTAAAAAAAGTAGCAGGATTTTTTTCAGGTAAAAAAATAGAGGCTTTAGGTATAGGTTGTTTTGGGCCCATTGATCTGGATAAAAGTTCGAAAACTTATGGTTATATAACCTCTACTCCCAAACCCGGGTGGAGTAACTATAATATTGTAGGAGAACTGAAAAAGCATTTTGATATTCCCATAAACTTTGATACCGATGTAAATGGTGCAGCCTTAGGGGAAGCCAGGTGGGGAAGTGCTATTGGATTGGATTCCTTGATCTACCTAACTGTTGGGACGGGGATTGGTGGTGGAATATATATCGACGGAAATTTGGTCCATGGGATGACTCACCCGGAGACCGGTCATATATTTGTGAACAGGGCAGAGGATGACAGCTATAAGGGGAAATGTCCCTATCATGGAGATTGCCTGGAAGGGATGGCATCTGGCCCGGCTATGGCAGAAAGGTGGGGAATAAATCCATATGAACTGCCAAAAGATCACAGAGCATGGGATTTAGAGGCACACTACCTAGCCCAGGGGCTGATCAACTATATCCTGATAATATCACCTAAAAAAATAATATTAGGTGGGGGAGTAATGAAACAAAAGCAGTTATTTCCAATGATTCGAAAAAAAGTAGTTGAAAGGTTAAATGGCTATGTATCCCATAAAAATATATTAGAAGATATAGATAATTATATAGTCTATCCAAAATTAGGAGACGATGCAGGGATCTGTGGGGCATTGGCATTGGCAGAATTAGTAGTGTGTTAG
- the rbsC gene encoding ribose ABC transporter permease: MKTSTVLNGATVKKENKLLKNKPLIGLIIFGVIVSILNPRFLSTANLLNILRQTSINAIIAAGMTFVILTGGIDLSVGSILAICGAVSASMLAGGVNGYIVLIITIVLGTILGAVSGSFISYGKLQAFITTLVAMTLLRGATLVFTDGKPISMGFGDNALLFDTIGGGYLFGIPVPIYIMIAVFAVCNYVLKNTKFGRYVFAVGGNEEATKLSGINVEKLKVKVYAISGGLAALAGIIITSRLGSAQPTAGTGYELDAIAAVVLGGTSLSGGIGSISGTITGALIIGVLGNALNLLDVSSYYQMMIKAIVILAAVLIDRKTHK, from the coding sequence ATGAAAACTAGTACAGTATTAAATGGTGCAACAGTTAAAAAGGAAAATAAATTGTTAAAAAATAAACCCCTGATAGGTCTGATTATATTTGGAGTAATAGTTTCAATATTAAACCCCAGATTTTTATCCACAGCGAATTTATTGAATATACTCCGACAGACATCTATAAATGCAATAATAGCAGCAGGGATGACCTTTGTAATATTAACCGGTGGAATAGATCTTTCAGTAGGATCGATCCTGGCTATCTGTGGAGCAGTATCTGCAAGTATGCTGGCCGGAGGAGTCAATGGTTATATAGTTTTAATAATAACTATAGTACTAGGAACTATATTAGGAGCAGTCAGTGGAAGTTTTATAAGTTATGGAAAATTACAGGCTTTTATAACAACTTTGGTAGCTATGACATTACTTAGAGGTGCAACTTTAGTATTTACAGATGGAAAACCAATTTCTATGGGATTTGGAGATAATGCCCTTTTGTTTGATACCATAGGCGGGGGATACCTCTTTGGAATTCCGGTACCAATATATATAATGATAGCAGTATTTGCAGTGTGTAACTATGTTTTAAAAAATACAAAATTTGGTAGGTATGTTTTTGCCGTAGGTGGAAATGAGGAAGCTACTAAATTATCCGGAATAAATGTAGAAAAATTGAAAGTTAAAGTGTATGCTATAAGTGGTGGATTGGCTGCCTTAGCAGGAATCATAATTACATCCAGGTTGGGGTCAGCTCAGCCTACAGCAGGAACAGGGTATGAACTGGATGCCATTGCAGCAGTAGTATTAGGAGGAACATCACTTTCTGGAGGAATAGGAAGTATATCGGGAACTATAACAGGAGCACTTATTATAGGAGTTTTGGGAAATGCATTAAATTTATTGGATGTATCTTCATATTACCAGATGATGATAAAGGCGATAGTTATATTAGCGGCAGTATTAATTGATAGAAAAACACATAAATAA
- the rbsB gene encoding ribose ABC transporter substrate-binding protein RbsB, which yields MKKTLKLLVVGLCVGMMSTVAFAKGKVGLVVSTLNNPFFVDLKEGAEDEAKKLDMELIVLDSQNDPAKELSNVEDLIVRGVDVVLINPTDSDAVYRAVRNANRSKVPVVTLDRGANRGEVVTHIASDNAAGGKMAGEFILEKLGKGAKIVELEGIPGTTAARDRGKGFNEVAKGNLDVVGRQAADFDRTKGLNVMENMIQAQPKIDGVFAHNDEMALGALRAIGNNKDILVVGFDATADAVKSVEKGEMAATVAQQPRLIGSQGVETANKIIKGEKTPKFIPVELKLITK from the coding sequence ATGAAAAAAACATTAAAATTATTGGTTGTAGGACTTTGTGTTGGAATGATGTCAACGGTAGCTTTTGCTAAGGGAAAGGTAGGATTAGTGGTATCTACTCTAAATAATCCTTTCTTTGTAGATCTAAAAGAGGGAGCAGAGGATGAAGCGAAAAAACTAGATATGGAACTTATAGTTTTAGATTCTCAAAATGACCCGGCTAAAGAATTATCAAATGTAGAAGATTTAATTGTAAGAGGAGTGGATGTAGTATTAATCAATCCTACAGACTCAGATGCAGTATACAGAGCAGTAAGAAATGCCAACAGATCAAAAGTACCTGTAGTAACTTTGGACAGAGGAGCAAACAGAGGAGAGGTAGTTACTCATATTGCTTCAGATAATGCAGCTGGTGGTAAGATGGCTGGAGAATTTATCTTAGAAAAGTTAGGTAAGGGTGCTAAAATTGTTGAATTAGAAGGAATTCCAGGAACAACAGCTGCAAGAGACAGAGGAAAAGGATTCAATGAAGTTGCTAAAGGAAACTTAGATGTAGTAGGTAGACAAGCTGCTGACTTTGACAGAACTAAGGGACTAAATGTAATGGAGAATATGATTCAGGCTCAACCAAAAATAGATGGTGTATTTGCTCATAATGATGAGATGGCTCTGGGAGCATTGAGAGCTATTGGAAACAATAAAGATATCTTAGTTGTAGGATTTGATGCTACTGCTGATGCTGTAAAATCAGTTGAAAAAGGTGAAATGGCAGCAACTGTAGCTCAACAACCTAGATTGATCGGATCTCAAGGGGTAGAAACAGCAAATAAGATAATAAAGGGAGAAAAAACTCCTAAGTTTATCCCAGTAGAATTAAAATTAATCACAAAATAA
- the rbsA gene encoding ribose ABC transporter ATP-binding protein RbsA — protein sequence MEKILEISGIIKDFPGVRALDGAKLNVYQGKVMALLGENGAGKSTMMKIMTGIYKRDAGIIKHNGKEVEFSGPKESQDAGISIIHQELNLIDHLSIAENIFLGRELTKNFRIDWDMMFNEADIILKKLNLEHSSRELVGKLSIGEKQMIEIAKALSQNAKIIVMDEPTDALTDTETESLFNVIKELVAENKSIVYISHRLKEIFEICDHATIMRDGKFIDEAVVADITEDHIIEKMVGRKLKDQFPRIDTKLGDVSLKVEDLSGEVTKDINFSLQKGEILGIAGLMGAGRTELAKTIYGCFKKTSGQIHIDGEKVEINSPQEALKKKIAYVSEDRKGDGLLLGLSVKENMSLSSLLKFENTYKKIDEKKEKIEVEEFISKFNIKTPTMDQLIKNLSGGNQQKVAIAKALMTNPKILILDEPTRGVDVGAKKEIYDLINEFKHQGMSIIIISSEMPEILGLSDRIMVMYDQTITGTFSREEATQEKIMKCAIGVMKEEIDEN from the coding sequence ATGGAAAAAATATTAGAAATTTCAGGAATAATTAAAGATTTTCCAGGTGTAAGAGCATTGGATGGAGCCAAACTGAATGTATATCAGGGAAAAGTAATGGCTTTACTCGGTGAAAATGGTGCAGGAAAATCTACAATGATGAAAATAATGACAGGAATATACAAAAGGGATGCAGGAATCATTAAACACAATGGAAAAGAAGTGGAATTTAGCGGCCCCAAAGAATCACAGGATGCAGGAATATCCATAATTCATCAGGAATTAAACTTAATAGATCACCTTTCCATAGCAGAAAACATTTTTTTAGGAAGGGAATTGACTAAAAATTTTAGAATAGACTGGGATATGATGTTCAATGAGGCAGACATAATCTTAAAGAAATTAAATCTGGAACATTCATCTAGAGAATTGGTAGGAAAACTAAGTATCGGAGAGAAACAGATGATAGAGATAGCAAAAGCCCTCTCTCAAAATGCAAAAATAATAGTTATGGATGAGCCTACAGATGCACTGACAGATACTGAAACAGAGAGTTTGTTCAATGTAATTAAGGAACTGGTAGCTGAAAATAAAAGTATAGTATATATATCCCATAGGTTAAAGGAGATATTTGAAATATGTGACCATGCTACTATTATGAGGGACGGAAAGTTTATAGATGAAGCTGTGGTAGCAGATATAACTGAAGATCATATAATTGAAAAGATGGTAGGAAGAAAATTAAAAGATCAATTTCCCAGGATAGATACAAAACTAGGAGATGTGTCCTTAAAAGTAGAAGATCTCAGCGGTGAAGTTACAAAAGATATTAATTTTTCCCTTCAGAAAGGTGAAATATTAGGAATAGCAGGACTTATGGGAGCAGGAAGAACAGAACTGGCTAAGACAATCTATGGATGTTTCAAAAAAACAAGTGGTCAAATTCATATAGACGGGGAAAAAGTAGAGATAAATTCTCCCCAGGAAGCTCTAAAAAAGAAGATAGCATATGTTTCTGAAGATAGAAAGGGAGATGGATTGCTGCTGGGACTTTCTGTAAAAGAAAATATGAGTTTATCTTCCCTGTTAAAGTTTGAAAATACATATAAAAAAATAGATGAAAAAAAAGAAAAGATAGAAGTGGAAGAATTTATATCGAAATTCAACATAAAGACTCCTACAATGGATCAGCTTATAAAAAACCTCAGTGGGGGAAATCAGCAGAAAGTAGCCATAGCAAAGGCACTTATGACCAATCCAAAAATATTGATCTTGGATGAACCTACAAGGGGAGTAGACGTAGGAGCGAAGAAGGAAATATATGATCTTATAAATGAGTTTAAGCATCAAGGGATGAGTATAATTATAATTTCCTCTGAAATGCCGGAAATATTGGGCCTCAGTGACAGAATAATGGTGATGTATGACCAAACTATTACGGGAACATTCAGCAGAGAAGAAGCTACCCAGGAAAAGATAATGAAGTGTGCTATAGGTGTTATGAAGGAGGAGATAGATGAAAACTAG
- a CDS encoding transketolase family protein, which produces MSKKATRQAYGEALAELGRINKDVVVLEADLSKSTKTAIFQSEFPERHFNVGIAEADLMATAAGFATTGKVAFASTFAMFAAGRGFEQIRNTIAYPKLNVKIAPTHAGISVGEDGGSHQSVEDMSLMRSIPGMVVLCPADAEETRQMVFAAAEYDGPVYLRSGRLDTEDIYKDTDYKFEIGIADTLKEGTDVTIAATGMLVHEAMEAAKTLEAEGVSVRVINVSTIKPLDGPTILKAAQETKFIVTCEEHSVIGGLGGAISEFLGETHPTLIKKLGIYDQFGQSGTGNQLLDEYGLRAKDIVAKVKESM; this is translated from the coding sequence ATGAGTAAAAAAGCTACAAGACAAGCTTACGGAGAAGCGTTAGCTGAATTAGGAAGAATAAATAAAGATGTAGTGGTTTTAGAGGCAGACTTATCTAAATCTACAAAGACTGCAATATTTCAATCTGAATTCCCTGAAAGACATTTTAATGTAGGAATTGCAGAAGCAGATTTAATGGCTACAGCAGCAGGATTCGCAACTACCGGGAAGGTAGCATTTGCTTCTACATTTGCAATGTTCGCAGCAGGAAGAGGATTTGAGCAAATCAGAAATACTATAGCATATCCAAAATTAAATGTTAAAATAGCTCCAACTCATGCAGGAATCTCTGTAGGAGAGGACGGGGGATCACACCAATCTGTAGAAGATATGTCTCTTATGAGATCTATCCCGGGAATGGTAGTATTATGTCCTGCAGATGCAGAAGAAACTAGACAAATGGTATTCGCAGCAGCAGAATATGATGGTCCGGTATACCTTAGATCAGGAAGATTAGATACAGAAGATATCTATAAAGATACTGACTATAAATTCGAGATTGGAATAGCTGATACTTTAAAAGAAGGAACAGATGTTACAATTGCAGCTACAGGAATGTTAGTTCATGAAGCTATGGAAGCAGCAAAGACATTAGAAGCAGAAGGGGTCTCAGTTAGAGTAATCAATGTTTCTACAATTAAACCATTAGATGGTCCTACTATCTTAAAGGCAGCACAAGAGACAAAGTTTATTGTAACTTGTGAAGAGCATTCAGTAATAGGAGGATTAGGAGGAGCTATCTCTGAATTCTTAGGAGAAACTCATCCTACTCTTATCAAGAAATTAGGAATCTACGATCAATTTGGTCAATCTGGAACAGGTAACCAATTATTAGATGAATATGGATTAAGAGCAAAGGATATAGTAGCAAAAGTAAAAGAAAGTATGTAA
- a CDS encoding insulinase family protein → MKLLMLLMTLSFLISCGKKEVEKEKEMFKLIETREVKNLGATSYTYEHIKTGAHVIYLDDQSPEKVFGIAFKTPVVDDTGVNHVFEHAVLQGSKKYPDKNLFYELDTKNIPSFLNAMTGQDYTVYPFSAVEPKSFNNLMDIYLDAVFNPLVLEDENTLKREGWRYDRNPNNGELIINGIVYNEMKGAFSNPYRNLSFRMNRLMYPDEMANYRFSSGGLPSSIPNLDLDHLRKTHEKYYTPSNSIVVLAGKQDIKKTLAKLDEYYSQYDKSEVAEIETQNTELKDEFHNESYPAPKGSPNIYIYGTLMKPKTSLPELMFITSLLADYEISPLKKLFVDEKFSGSFGLYNDNTIQPRGYYLIQGAKKEEVAKFRKLMDTKMKEIAKTGVDPEIVELALRDYKKQLAKSQYSKERASDLTTSIATSYFYYDKPYLFISDDKIKILEDLANNPEKIKKLIKEYFVNNTNKLEIFFTPDEDLLAENETLEKEKLNKFEESLNDKELENLNKEIKKFNAWSKEPVDKKIIDSIPSVKLDDLSDSEIPTVKRSKESVDGVTFVDNDINTYDINLVSLKFDASGLDQSEKLDSELFSYLMTTSSTKDFSFEETSNNLTKYFFKLSLNNRTSLLGNDSISRRFVINFEYLQDDSAEVYNTLENLFLEGNFDNKLEIKKRLEGLRDSILTSSSDANVINRMSVIKAMSMINPNYNYYLDEEVNFGGRGYYVYPPMLTKLNKILENYDENFIQLQEDMKNIREKIFNKHNLLIFYANRGNYENFKNDITPLLSKMNDIPIEKESYGKLENSNLAITVPAQNGSTSWGNNLVDMGYEYNGKYKIMSNMINEYLNNKIRVQNGAYGAWFYITLNRDIVASSYRDGEVDKTIDTYKEIPNYLQGELDIKQEKFDGFILKSMAKYYQAYTPDTLMNLSYTHYLYDISLEDMEREKAEVLSTSKEDISEFIEIMTKFSQQKHYSTVNNENIIKEKGSNSHFDKVIEFEEIK, encoded by the coding sequence ATGAAATTACTAATGCTACTTATGACCCTTTCTTTCCTTATCTCTTGTGGCAAGAAAGAAGTCGAAAAAGAAAAAGAGATGTTTAAACTCATCGAAACGAGAGAGGTTAAAAATTTAGGAGCTACAAGTTATACCTATGAACATATAAAAACAGGTGCTCACGTTATTTATTTAGACGACCAATCTCCTGAAAAAGTTTTTGGTATTGCATTTAAAACTCCCGTAGTGGATGACACCGGAGTAAATCACGTATTTGAACATGCTGTTTTACAGGGATCCAAAAAATACCCGGATAAAAATTTATTCTATGAACTGGATACCAAAAATATCCCGTCATTTTTAAACGCTATGACTGGTCAGGACTATACAGTTTATCCATTTTCAGCAGTGGAACCAAAATCTTTTAATAATCTTATGGATATCTATTTAGATGCCGTTTTCAATCCACTGGTATTAGAAGATGAAAATACCTTAAAAAGAGAGGGATGGAGATATGATAGAAACCCAAATAACGGTGAATTAATCATAAATGGGATAGTTTATAATGAGATGAAGGGAGCTTTTTCTAACCCATATAGAAACCTATCTTTTAGAATGAATAGATTGATGTATCCAGATGAGATGGCAAACTACAGGTTTTCTTCTGGAGGGTTACCCAGCAGTATCCCAAATTTAGACCTGGATCATCTAAGAAAAACTCACGAAAAATACTATACTCCCTCTAATTCCATTGTGGTCTTAGCAGGAAAACAGGATATAAAGAAAACATTAGCTAAATTAGATGAATACTACAGCCAATATGACAAATCAGAGGTAGCTGAAATTGAGACTCAGAATACAGAGTTAAAGGACGAATTCCATAATGAGAGTTATCCCGCTCCTAAGGGATCTCCAAATATCTATATCTACGGAACCCTTATGAAACCTAAGACATCCCTACCGGAACTTATGTTTATAACATCTCTTTTGGCCGACTATGAGATCTCTCCACTAAAAAAATTATTTGTGGATGAAAAATTCAGCGGTAGTTTTGGTCTTTATAACGATAATACCATCCAGCCAAGAGGATATTACCTTATCCAGGGTGCAAAGAAGGAAGAAGTTGCTAAATTTAGAAAGTTGATGGATACTAAGATGAAGGAGATCGCTAAAACAGGAGTAGACCCTGAGATCGTTGAACTAGCTCTGAGAGATTATAAAAAACAACTGGCTAAGTCTCAATACTCCAAAGAAAGAGCATCTGATCTGACAACCAGTATAGCTACAAGTTATTTTTATTATGACAAACCATATCTATTTATCTCTGACGATAAGATAAAAATATTGGAAGATTTGGCTAATAATCCTGAAAAAATTAAAAAATTAATAAAGGAATACTTCGTAAACAATACCAATAAATTGGAGATTTTCTTCACTCCAGACGAAGATCTTTTAGCTGAAAATGAAACTTTGGAAAAAGAAAAGTTAAACAAATTTGAAGAAAGTCTAAACGATAAAGAATTAGAAAATTTAAATAAAGAGATTAAAAAGTTCAATGCCTGGTCAAAGGAACCTGTAGATAAAAAAATTATCGATTCTATCCCCAGTGTGAAACTAGATGATCTTTCTGATTCAGAGATTCCTACTGTAAAAAGAAGTAAAGAATCTGTAGATGGAGTCACATTTGTAGACAACGATATCAATACCTACGATATCAACTTAGTTTCTTTAAAATTCGATGCCAGCGGTTTAGATCAATCTGAAAAACTAGACTCGGAGTTATTTTCATATCTGATGACAACCAGCAGTACCAAAGACTTCTCCTTTGAGGAGACCTCTAATAATTTAACTAAATATTTTTTCAAACTTAGTTTAAACAACAGGACTTCTCTTTTAGGTAACGACAGTATCTCCAGAAGATTTGTAATAAATTTTGAATATCTTCAGGATGACAGCGCAGAAGTATACAATACACTAGAAAATTTATTCTTAGAGGGAAATTTTGACAATAAATTAGAGATCAAAAAGAGATTAGAAGGTCTCCGTGATTCAATCTTAACTAGCTCTTCAGATGCCAATGTTATTAACAGGATGTCGGTAATCAAAGCTATGTCTATGATCAATCCAAACTATAACTATTATTTAGATGAGGAAGTTAATTTTGGAGGTAGAGGTTACTATGTCTATCCTCCTATGCTGACTAAATTAAATAAAATTCTAGAAAATTATGATGAAAACTTTATACAATTACAGGAAGATATGAAAAACATCAGAGAAAAAATATTCAATAAACATAACTTACTTATCTTCTACGCCAACAGAGGGAACTATGAAAACTTCAAAAATGATATCACACCTCTTTTAAGTAAGATGAATGATATACCTATTGAAAAGGAAAGTTATGGAAAGCTAGAAAATTCTAATTTAGCCATTACAGTACCAGCCCAGAATGGATCTACCTCTTGGGGGAATAACCTGGTAGATATGGGCTATGAGTACAACGGAAAATATAAGATTATGTCTAATATGATCAATGAATATTTAAACAACAAGATCAGAGTGCAAAATGGTGCCTATGGTGCCTGGTTCTATATCACATTAAACAGGGATATAGTGGCTTCATCTTATAGGGATGGAGAAGTGGATAAAACTATCGATACCTATAAGGAAATACCTAATTATTTACAGGGTGAATTGGATATAAAGCAGGAAAAATTTGACGGATTTATCCTGAAAAGTATGGCAAAATACTATCAGGCTTATACTCCTGATACCCTTATGAACCTTTCATATACCCACTACCTTTATGATATAAGCTTAGAGGATATGGAGAGGGAAAAAGCGGAAGTTTTGTCTACTTCTAAGGAAGATATCTCAGAATTTATTGAGATAATGACTAAGTTCAGCCAGCAAAAACATTATTCTACTGTAAACAATGAAAATATTATAAAAGAAAAAGGCAGTAATTCCCACTTCGATAAGGTTATCGAATTTGAGGAGATAAAATAA
- a CDS encoding amidohydrolase produces the protein MKEFIDSHCHIFNIVDIPLYETIQGKVNFNTFSKLFLGTAVPLAGALYGASKIKEIEKKKDFIKFFERSLKDSIFKFENHLLDLTGGNTDILITPLIIDFDSVKEDEDNFSNLEAQTKRLIDAIDESSSKLKIKICPFIGFDLRKLILADGLEQIQRLWRNYGFSPQKNTTIKEIKNGSILGIKLYPPMGFNPYPSKNRERYLEFYRWCVEKNIPITVHCQEGSYGGNSTKKEIKNYTNPLNWLKLFNDNPELKNLKVNFAHFGGEDGVEDMLDPLKIWVGGIDKNSWTYTIIKLLQKYPNTYSDISAYKYGKDKLNDFSSNLKKVIEFDYKGKFMEGEFRLKDKLLWGSDVPMVLSDRCYEAHYKNYFNKFEKVVNSANISDLHKKEFLENLTMNNPKEFLNLK, from the coding sequence ATGAAAGAATTTATCGATAGTCATTGCCATATATTTAATATCGTTGATATTCCACTCTACGAAACGATCCAGGGGAAGGTAAATTTTAATACTTTTTCTAAACTTTTTTTGGGAACTGCGGTCCCTTTAGCCGGTGCACTATATGGAGCCAGTAAGATTAAGGAGATAGAAAAAAAGAAAGATTTCATTAAATTTTTTGAAAGAAGTTTAAAAGACAGTATATTTAAATTTGAGAACCATCTATTGGACCTGACCGGCGGTAATACCGATATATTAATAACCCCTCTAATCATTGATTTCGATTCTGTAAAAGAGGATGAAGATAATTTTTCTAATTTAGAAGCCCAGACTAAAAGGCTAATAGACGCAATTGATGAATCATCATCAAAATTAAAAATTAAGATCTGCCCGTTTATAGGGTTTGACCTAAGAAAATTAATCTTAGCAGATGGATTGGAGCAAATACAACGTCTATGGAGAAATTATGGTTTTTCTCCACAAAAAAACACCACCATAAAAGAAATTAAAAATGGAAGTATCCTGGGGATCAAATTATATCCTCCAATGGGATTCAACCCTTATCCATCCAAAAATAGAGAAAGATATTTAGAATTTTACAGGTGGTGTGTTGAAAAAAATATTCCCATTACCGTCCACTGCCAGGAAGGAAGTTATGGAGGCAACAGTACAAAAAAAGAGATTAAAAATTATACAAACCCTTTAAATTGGCTGAAGCTGTTTAATGATAATCCGGAACTAAAAAATTTAAAGGTAAATTTTGCACACTTTGGCGGAGAAGACGGGGTAGAAGACATGCTTGATCCTTTAAAAATATGGGTTGGAGGTATAGATAAAAATTCATGGACCTATACTATAATTAAATTACTTCAAAAATACCCAAACACATATTCCGATATATCCGCATACAAATATGGAAAGGATAAATTAAATGATTTCTCCAGTAATCTAAAAAAAGTCATTGAATTTGATTATAAAGGTAAATTTATGGAGGGAGAGTTCAGACTAAAAGACAAGCTTTTATGGGGTTCTGACGTCCCTATGGTTTTATCCGATCGGTGCTACGAAGCACATTATAAAAATTATTTCAATAAATTTGAAAAGGTAGTCAATTCAGCCAATATCAGTGATCTCCATAAAAAAGAGTTTTTAGAAAATCTCACTATGAATAATCCCAAGGAGTTTTTAAATTTAAAATAA